A genomic segment from Segniliparus rotundus DSM 44985 encodes:
- a CDS encoding molybdenum cofactor biosynthesis protein MoaE, giving the protein MTTAEHRPGARIARTWVGQEPLSLSAHEALVAQAADGHAGAVVGFSGNVRDHDAGREVLALEYRSHPTAQQRLAEVVAEVVAGRAGVRAVAASHRVALLRIGEAALVVAVAADHRAEAFGVCQILVDEIKRQIPVWKRQHFADGSAEWVAGA; this is encoded by the coding sequence TTGACCACGGCAGAGCACCGTCCGGGCGCCAGGATCGCGCGGACCTGGGTCGGTCAGGAGCCTCTCTCCCTGTCGGCGCACGAGGCCCTGGTGGCGCAGGCGGCGGACGGGCATGCGGGCGCGGTCGTCGGGTTCAGCGGGAATGTGCGCGACCACGACGCAGGCCGGGAGGTGTTGGCCCTCGAATACCGCAGCCATCCGACCGCCCAGCAGCGTCTCGCCGAGGTTGTGGCCGAGGTCGTGGCGGGCCGCGCGGGTGTTCGGGCGGTGGCGGCGAGCCATCGGGTGGCGCTGCTTCGCATCGGCGAGGCGGCATTGGTCGTCGCGGTGGCCGCCGACCATCGCGCCGAGGCGTTCGGCGTCTGCCAGATCTTGGTGGACGAGATCAAACGGCAGATCCCCGTGTGGAAGCGGCAGCACTTCGCGGACGGCTCGGCGGAGTGGGTCGCCGGGGCGTAG
- the moaC gene encoding cyclic pyranopterin monophosphate synthase MoaC produces the protein MADLSPTAQRSGGAPKLTHLDESGAARMVDVSGKEPSRRRATATATFHANKDALSALADPHAKKGDAFAVARVAGIMAAKRTSELIPLCHQIALTKVAVSFELGGSGVGIEAVAETTDRTGVEMEALTAVAVAGLTLHDMVKAVDPASWLGEVRVVRKEGGASGDWSV, from the coding sequence GTGGCCGACCTTTCCCCGACTGCCCAACGCTCGGGAGGGGCGCCCAAGCTCACCCACCTCGACGAATCCGGGGCGGCGCGGATGGTGGACGTGTCCGGCAAAGAGCCGAGCAGGCGGCGCGCGACCGCGACCGCGACCTTCCACGCGAACAAAGACGCGCTGTCAGCCTTGGCCGATCCGCACGCGAAGAAGGGCGACGCTTTTGCTGTCGCGAGGGTCGCGGGGATCATGGCCGCGAAAAGGACTTCCGAGCTTATTCCGCTCTGCCATCAGATCGCGCTCACCAAGGTGGCGGTCTCGTTCGAGCTCGGTGGTTCCGGCGTGGGCATCGAGGCGGTCGCCGAGACCACGGATCGGACCGGCGTGGAGATGGAGGCGCTGACCGCCGTGGCAGTCGCCGGGCTGACCCTGCACGACATGGTCAAGGCCGTCGATCCCGCCTCGTGGCTCGGCGAAGTGCGCGTTGTGCGCAAAGAGGGCGGCGCGAGCGGGGATTGGTCGGTGTGA
- a CDS encoding transglutaminase-like domain-containing protein: MVTRIVSARLDVDVVDSTVLECQIAVAPHPGAQVEESLSFTLNGKNIQAKQILTEHGNRIHTFPAAPGKLLVSYDATIKGNTAPAAVLESDASVFLRPSRYAESDKFCGFAAAEFGDSLDSEALLARVAAWVGARLRYVPGSSDAIDGAADTLLAGRGVCRDYAHLVVAMLRALNVPARLVAVYAPGCDPMDFHAVAEALVNGVWRVVDATCLAPRSTLVRVATGRDAADTAFLDNHRGAIVLNESVVTAVVEGELPGDDLTQLVSIT, encoded by the coding sequence TTGGTCACTCGCATTGTCTCAGCCCGACTCGACGTCGACGTCGTCGACAGCACGGTCCTTGAATGCCAAATCGCTGTCGCCCCGCACCCTGGCGCTCAGGTGGAAGAATCATTGTCGTTCACGCTGAACGGCAAAAACATCCAGGCCAAACAGATCCTGACCGAGCACGGCAACCGCATTCACACCTTCCCCGCCGCGCCGGGCAAACTCTTGGTCTCCTATGACGCGACCATCAAAGGCAACACGGCCCCCGCTGCCGTGCTTGAGTCGGACGCGTCGGTGTTCCTGCGCCCAAGCCGTTACGCGGAGAGCGACAAGTTCTGCGGGTTCGCCGCCGCCGAGTTCGGCGACTCCCTTGATTCCGAGGCCCTGTTGGCGAGGGTCGCGGCGTGGGTCGGCGCACGTTTGCGCTACGTGCCGGGCAGCAGCGACGCCATTGACGGCGCGGCCGACACCCTGCTCGCGGGCAGGGGCGTGTGCCGGGACTACGCGCACCTGGTCGTGGCGATGCTGCGCGCGCTGAATGTTCCCGCGCGCCTGGTCGCCGTGTACGCGCCGGGCTGCGACCCGATGGATTTCCACGCTGTGGCCGAAGCGCTCGTCAATGGCGTGTGGCGAGTGGTGGACGCGACCTGCCTCGCGCCGCGCTCCACGCTTGTGCGCGTCGCCACGGGACGCGACGCGGCGGACACCGCGTTCCTCGACAACCATCGGGGCGCGATCGTCTTGAACGAGTCGGTCGTCACAGCCGTCGTCGAGGGCGAGCTGCCGGGCGACGATCTCACGCAACTCGTCAGCATCACCTAG
- a CDS encoding MogA/MoaB family molybdenum cofactor biosynthesis protein: MTRARVLVASTRAAAGAYADTTGPVIAGWLQERGFDVAVEVASDGAAFAEALRLAVAAGPDVVITTGGTGISPTDRTPEATKALLDYEIPGLAAAIRGAGAQKVPTAVLSRGVAGVAGRTLVVNLPGSAGGVRDGLAVLGGVLGHALEQLAGADH, translated from the coding sequence GTGACTCGCGCCAGGGTCCTTGTCGCCTCGACTCGCGCGGCCGCAGGGGCGTATGCGGACACAACGGGGCCCGTGATCGCCGGGTGGCTCCAGGAGCGCGGTTTCGACGTGGCTGTCGAGGTGGCTTCCGACGGGGCGGCGTTCGCCGAGGCGTTGCGCCTGGCTGTGGCGGCGGGGCCCGATGTTGTCATCACCACGGGGGGCACGGGGATCTCCCCGACCGACCGGACTCCCGAGGCCACCAAGGCGCTGCTGGATTACGAGATCCCTGGTCTCGCGGCGGCCATTCGCGGCGCGGGGGCGCAGAAAGTTCCCACAGCCGTGCTTTCCCGAGGCGTGGCCGGAGTGGCGGGGCGGACCCTGGTGGTGAATCTGCCGGGCTCGGCCGGGGGCGTCCGCGACGGCCTCGCGGTGCTGGGCGGGGTGCTCGGTCACGCGCTTGAGCAACTGGCAGGGGCCGACCATTGA
- the metE gene encoding 5-methyltetrahydropteroyltriglutamate--homocysteine S-methyltransferase, giving the protein MTPTPFSATVLGSPRIGPNRELKKAVESYWAKKSSAEDLAAVAKGLRADTLTKLKNAGFDSVPVNTFSYYDQMLDAAVLLGALPERVKGVANDLDRYFAAARGNQDVAPLEMTKWFDTNYHYIVPEISPSTKFALDPSKIFAELEEAKELGVPARPVVIGPVTFLLLSKPVNGQGPLLERIGELIPLYKDLLSQLKAKGVEWVQLDEPVLVTDKGQAVLDAAVSAYQQLTSAADRPSVLLATYFSGLGSALEKILSSGVDGVAVDLVYGSADHLAGVHFQGKLLVAGVVDGRNIWRTDLDKALTVLEGLKNKGVQVAVSSSSSLLHVPYSLKPETHLDDTLRSWLAFGDEKIAEVATLAKGLKQGRSAIADELDASAKAQSARRTDPRLNDKALRDEIAKLRETAGQRGPADQRIAQQNAALGIPKLPTTTIGSFPQTREIRVARQKFTKGEITAEQYEQHMRDEVAAVIKLQEELGLDVLVHGEPERNDMVQYFAEQLEGFFATSNGWVQSYGSRCVRPPVLFGDVKRPNPMTVQWSKYAQSLTDKPVKGMLTGPVTILAWSFVRDDQPLGDTAYQVALAIREETVDLQNAGIKVIQVDEPALRETLPLKKAEQDAYLDWAVGSFKFSTSGVEDSTQIHTHLCYSEFGEVIGAIADLDADVTSIEAARSHMEVLDDLNAAGFKNGVGPGVYDIHSPRVPSVDEIVVSLKEALAAVPVDRLWVNPDCGLKTRGESETKASLVNLVEATKQVRATL; this is encoded by the coding sequence ATGACCCCAACGCCATTCAGCGCCACTGTGCTCGGCTCCCCTCGCATCGGCCCCAACCGCGAGTTGAAGAAAGCCGTCGAGTCGTACTGGGCCAAGAAATCCAGCGCCGAGGACTTGGCCGCCGTCGCCAAGGGCCTGCGCGCCGACACCCTGACGAAGCTGAAGAACGCGGGCTTTGACTCCGTGCCGGTGAACACCTTCTCGTACTACGACCAGATGCTCGACGCGGCGGTGCTGCTCGGCGCGCTGCCGGAGCGGGTCAAGGGCGTCGCGAACGACCTCGACCGCTACTTCGCCGCAGCTCGGGGCAACCAAGACGTCGCGCCGCTCGAAATGACCAAGTGGTTCGACACGAACTACCACTACATCGTTCCGGAGATCTCCCCGTCCACGAAGTTCGCCCTCGACCCGAGCAAGATCTTCGCCGAGCTGGAAGAGGCCAAAGAGCTCGGCGTCCCGGCCCGCCCGGTCGTGATCGGCCCGGTCACCTTCCTCCTGCTGTCCAAGCCGGTGAACGGCCAAGGCCCGCTCCTGGAGCGGATCGGCGAGCTCATCCCGCTCTACAAGGACCTCCTTTCGCAGCTGAAAGCCAAGGGCGTCGAGTGGGTGCAGTTGGACGAGCCGGTGCTCGTGACGGACAAAGGGCAGGCCGTCCTCGACGCCGCCGTCTCCGCGTACCAACAGCTGACCTCCGCGGCCGACCGGCCGTCGGTCTTGCTCGCGACCTACTTCTCCGGCTTGGGCTCCGCGCTGGAGAAAATTCTTTCCAGCGGCGTCGACGGCGTCGCCGTCGATCTGGTCTACGGTTCGGCGGACCACCTCGCCGGTGTGCATTTCCAGGGCAAGCTGCTGGTGGCCGGCGTGGTCGACGGGCGCAACATCTGGCGCACCGACCTCGACAAGGCGTTGACCGTGCTCGAGGGCCTCAAGAACAAAGGCGTGCAGGTCGCTGTCTCCTCCTCAAGCTCGCTCTTGCACGTGCCGTACTCGCTCAAGCCGGAAACGCACCTCGATGACACGCTGCGCTCCTGGCTGGCTTTCGGCGACGAGAAGATCGCCGAGGTCGCGACCCTGGCCAAGGGCCTGAAACAAGGCCGCTCGGCCATCGCCGACGAGCTTGACGCGAGCGCGAAAGCGCAGAGCGCCCGGCGCACCGACCCGCGTCTGAACGACAAGGCGCTGCGCGACGAGATCGCCAAGCTCCGCGAGACCGCGGGCCAACGCGGCCCCGCCGACCAGCGCATCGCGCAGCAGAACGCGGCGCTCGGCATCCCGAAGCTGCCGACCACCACAATCGGCTCCTTCCCCCAGACGCGGGAGATCCGCGTCGCCCGCCAGAAGTTCACCAAGGGCGAGATCACTGCCGAGCAGTACGAGCAGCACATGCGCGACGAGGTCGCCGCTGTCATCAAGCTCCAGGAGGAGCTGGGCCTCGACGTGCTGGTGCACGGCGAGCCGGAGCGCAACGACATGGTGCAGTACTTCGCCGAGCAGCTCGAAGGCTTCTTCGCGACGTCGAACGGCTGGGTGCAGTCCTACGGATCGCGCTGCGTCCGCCCGCCGGTGCTCTTCGGCGATGTGAAGCGCCCGAACCCGATGACGGTGCAATGGAGCAAGTACGCGCAGTCCCTCACCGACAAGCCGGTCAAAGGCATGCTCACGGGTCCGGTCACCATCCTGGCCTGGTCTTTCGTCCGTGACGACCAGCCGCTCGGCGACACCGCGTACCAGGTGGCGCTCGCGATCCGCGAAGAGACTGTCGACCTGCAGAACGCCGGGATCAAGGTCATCCAGGTGGACGAGCCCGCGCTGCGCGAGACTCTGCCGCTCAAGAAAGCCGAACAAGACGCGTACCTGGATTGGGCCGTGGGCTCGTTCAAGTTCTCGACCTCCGGCGTCGAGGACTCGACCCAGATCCACACCCACCTGTGCTACTCGGAGTTCGGCGAGGTCATCGGCGCGATCGCCGACCTCGACGCGGACGTCACCTCCATCGAGGCCGCCCGCTCGCACATGGAGGTGCTGGACGACCTGAACGCCGCCGGTTTCAAAAACGGCGTCGGCCCGGGCGTCTACGACATCCACTCGCCGCGCGTGCCCTCGGTCGACGAGATCGTCGTCTCGCTCAAAGAGGCCCTCGCCGCCGTGCCGGTCGACCGTTTGTGGGTCAACCCGGACTGCGGCCTGAAGACCCGAGGCGAGAGCGAGACGAAGGCGTCGCTGGTCAACCTGGTGG
- a CDS encoding RNA polymerase sigma factor: MPLPQARLLASLSDELLARRAQHGDGEAFDALVARHARALLRFVQSTYPDRSGCEDIVQETFIAAWKALPTFGFRSQFRTWLYSLASRKTIDALRKRGAGSDLGAIPETPDVRPGPGQQVLNGEFLAALRSQLSRLPYPARAAWWLREVHELPLAEIAAILRTTEGSVRGHLQRTRKHLAEALREFRP, encoded by the coding sequence ATGCCGCTCCCGCAAGCCCGGCTCCTAGCCTCGCTGTCTGACGAGCTGCTCGCCCGCCGGGCCCAGCACGGCGACGGCGAAGCGTTCGACGCGCTGGTCGCGCGGCACGCCAGAGCGCTCTTGCGGTTCGTCCAAAGCACCTACCCGGACCGCTCCGGCTGCGAGGACATCGTCCAAGAAACTTTCATCGCCGCCTGGAAAGCGTTGCCCACGTTCGGCTTCCGGTCCCAGTTCCGCACCTGGCTGTACTCGCTCGCTTCTCGGAAAACGATTGACGCGCTGCGCAAACGCGGCGCAGGCTCCGACCTCGGCGCGATCCCTGAAACCCCCGACGTCCGCCCTGGCCCTGGCCAGCAGGTGCTCAACGGCGAATTCCTGGCTGCGCTCAGAAGCCAGTTGTCCCGCCTCCCGTACCCAGCCCGCGCCGCCTGGTGGCTGCGCGAGGTGCACGAGCTGCCTTTGGCGGAGATCGCCGCGATTCTGCGCACCACCGAAGGCTCGGTGCGCGGCCACCTGCAGCGCACGCGCAAACACCTCGCCGAAGCCCTTCGGGAGTTCCGCCCATGA
- a CDS encoding pyridoxal phosphate-dependent aminotransferase — MPTPSATTRRGLSERLAPFSSTIFVSMTELAKKTESINLGQGFPDTDGPPAMLEAAQKAIADGVNQYSPGRGYLPLRQAIANDRATRYGTVYDPDTEILITVGATEALTCAILALIEPGEEVVALEPCYDSYAPAVAMAHGALARVPLEPSGGKFVFDPRRLAAAITPRTRIILLNTPHNPTGTVLSRDELAEIARLAVQHDLIVLTDEVYEHLIFDGRGHLPIASLPGMAERTLSCSGAGKTFNATGWKTGWVCGPADLVSAVLAVKQYVTFVGAAPLQPAVALALRTQDGWIKGLRAMLLENRDRLAAGLSESGFTVYPATGTYFLTADAAPLAATSAKGWDCADGAEFCRRLAHEVGVAAIPYAGLSERRDLYGSLVRFAFCKRPEVLDEALARLARLRS, encoded by the coding sequence ATGCCAACACCCAGCGCCACCACCCGCCGAGGCCTCAGCGAGCGCCTCGCGCCGTTCAGCTCGACCATCTTCGTCTCGATGACCGAGCTGGCCAAGAAAACCGAGTCGATCAACCTCGGCCAAGGTTTCCCGGACACTGACGGGCCGCCGGCCATGCTGGAAGCCGCGCAGAAAGCCATCGCGGACGGCGTGAACCAGTACTCTCCTGGCCGCGGCTACCTGCCGCTGCGCCAAGCGATCGCGAACGACCGGGCCACGCGCTACGGGACGGTGTACGACCCGGACACGGAAATCCTGATCACTGTCGGGGCCACCGAAGCCCTGACCTGCGCCATCCTCGCTCTGATTGAGCCAGGGGAAGAAGTCGTCGCGCTCGAGCCCTGCTACGACAGCTACGCGCCCGCGGTCGCCATGGCCCACGGCGCGCTGGCCCGCGTGCCATTGGAGCCGAGCGGGGGGAAGTTCGTCTTCGACCCGCGGCGCCTCGCCGCCGCCATCACCCCCCGCACCCGGATCATCCTGCTCAACACCCCGCACAACCCCACTGGCACAGTGCTCAGCCGCGACGAGCTCGCCGAGATCGCCCGCCTCGCGGTCCAGCACGACCTCATCGTCCTGACTGACGAGGTGTACGAGCATCTGATCTTCGACGGGCGCGGGCATCTGCCCATCGCCTCGCTGCCCGGCATGGCCGAGCGCACGCTGAGCTGCTCCGGGGCGGGCAAAACCTTCAACGCGACCGGGTGGAAGACCGGGTGGGTCTGCGGACCCGCCGATCTCGTGAGCGCGGTGCTCGCCGTCAAGCAGTACGTCACATTCGTCGGAGCGGCCCCGCTGCAGCCCGCCGTCGCGCTCGCGCTGCGCACCCAGGACGGCTGGATCAAGGGACTGCGCGCCATGTTGCTGGAGAACCGCGACCGGCTCGCGGCGGGTCTGAGCGAATCGGGCTTCACGGTGTATCCGGCGACGGGGACGTACTTCCTCACCGCGGACGCGGCTCCGCTCGCCGCCACCTCGGCGAAGGGATGGGACTGCGCGGACGGCGCCGAGTTCTGCCGCCGCCTCGCGCACGAGGTCGGGGTCGCCGCCATCCCGTACGCCGGTTTGTCCGAACGGCGCGACCTGTACGGCAGCCTCGTGCGCTTCGCGTTCTGCAAACGCCCGGAGGTGCTGGACGAGGCGCTCGCCCGGTTGGCCCGTCTGCGAAGCTGA
- a CDS encoding Asp23/Gls24 family envelope stress response protein, which yields MTTTESRGTSVANAAERTGKNVEQLSDHGVTTIADVVVSKIAGIATREVDGVYDLGGQAARVVGKLREALPGAASLTQGVSVEVGERQAAIDIEIVAEYGIAIHDLADGIRRNVISSVENMTGLEVTEVNITVHDVHFSDDDEQPASGEPRVQ from the coding sequence ATGACGACAACAGAGTCCCGAGGGACGAGCGTGGCCAATGCTGCTGAGCGAACCGGCAAAAATGTGGAGCAACTCTCCGATCACGGCGTCACGACGATTGCCGACGTCGTGGTGTCCAAGATCGCGGGCATCGCCACTCGCGAGGTGGACGGCGTCTACGACTTGGGGGGCCAAGCGGCCCGTGTGGTCGGCAAGCTGCGCGAGGCGCTGCCGGGCGCTGCCAGCTTGACCCAGGGCGTCAGCGTGGAGGTCGGCGAGCGGCAGGCCGCTATCGACATCGAGATCGTTGCCGAGTACGGGATCGCCATCCATGACCTGGCCGACGGCATCCGCCGCAATGTCATCTCGTCGGTGGAGAACATGACGGGGCTCGAGGTCACCGAAGTCAACATCACGGTCCACGACGTGCATTTCAGCGATGACGACGAGCAGCCCGCTTCCGGGGAGCCGAGGGTGCAATGA